Proteins from one Mycolicibacter virginiensis genomic window:
- a CDS encoding PE family protein: MSFVNAHPETLTTAADSLSSTGFALASQNEAAHIVTTGVVPPSADEVSAILAARFAVQAQLYHQVSTQASAIHEMFVATLNASANTYAAAEAANVIAAG; encoded by the coding sequence TTGTCGTTCGTCAACGCACATCCCGAGACCCTGACCACCGCTGCCGACAGCCTGTCGAGCACTGGCTTTGCGCTCGCTTCCCAAAACGAGGCCGCGCACATCGTGACCACCGGAGTGGTCCCCCCGTCCGCCGACGAAGTGTCGGCCATACTTGCCGCCCGATTCGCCGTTCAGGCGCAGCTGTACCACCAGGTCAGCACCCAGGCGAGTGCCATTCACGAGATGTTCGTCGCCACCCTCAACGCCAGTGCGAACACATACGCGGCCGCCGAGGCTGCCAACGTGATCGCGGCCGGATAA
- a CDS encoding PPE family protein, protein MDFAALPPEVNSGRMYAGPGAGSLLAASAAWDELAVDLHSAAASYRAVVQELTSGPWLGVSSTKMAAAAAPYATWLTATAEQAELTGTQAKAAATAHSSAFAMTVPPPLIAANRAQLATLVATNFFGQNAPAIAATEAQYFEMWAQDAAAMYSYSVAAQAAAQMVPFTTPPQTANPGGIAAQQAATAEVTAAAAGQAATNLAMETLPGALAGAAEAGSLNLPPIFGDLATLGAAPVSTMMSTAIIAAFIPEYLIAGAALPSPFGLEAAAPAAIAAGLPLGLTPTLGSAGLASATSAASAGVGNAASVSGLSVPKAWATAAPEMRLAAAEFAAPALATAGTPMMGGSPLLCAPPLMGMGPRGSAAVRAKDDQNEEAKRKAAKGRRSSMW, encoded by the coding sequence ATGGATTTCGCAGCACTACCACCGGAGGTCAACTCCGGACGCATGTACGCCGGCCCTGGTGCAGGGTCGCTGTTGGCCGCCTCTGCCGCCTGGGATGAGCTGGCTGTCGACCTTCATTCCGCGGCGGCGAGCTACCGCGCGGTCGTCCAAGAGCTGACCAGTGGCCCGTGGTTGGGCGTGTCATCAACGAAGATGGCGGCGGCGGCCGCACCGTATGCCACCTGGCTCACCGCCACGGCCGAGCAGGCGGAACTGACCGGCACTCAGGCCAAGGCCGCAGCCACCGCCCATTCGAGCGCATTCGCCATGACCGTTCCACCGCCCTTGATCGCTGCCAACCGGGCACAGTTGGCCACGCTGGTCGCAACGAACTTCTTCGGGCAGAACGCCCCGGCCATCGCGGCCACCGAAGCCCAATACTTCGAGATGTGGGCCCAGGACGCAGCCGCGATGTACTCCTACAGTGTTGCCGCGCAGGCCGCTGCACAGATGGTGCCCTTCACCACGCCGCCGCAGACGGCCAACCCCGGCGGCATAGCAGCGCAGCAGGCTGCGACCGCCGAGGTGACTGCGGCCGCAGCCGGCCAGGCTGCCACCAACCTGGCGATGGAGACGTTGCCGGGTGCGCTGGCGGGCGCAGCCGAAGCGGGGTCGCTCAACCTTCCGCCCATCTTCGGCGACCTGGCGACGTTGGGTGCGGCTCCGGTGTCAACCATGATGAGCACCGCCATCATTGCCGCGTTCATACCCGAATACCTCATTGCCGGAGCGGCGCTCCCGTCGCCGTTCGGCCTGGAGGCGGCGGCGCCCGCTGCCATCGCGGCGGGTCTGCCATTGGGCCTGACGCCGACGCTGGGAAGTGCCGGCCTGGCTTCGGCGACATCGGCAGCATCGGCCGGGGTTGGCAATGCGGCCTCGGTCAGCGGCTTGTCGGTGCCGAAGGCATGGGCCACCGCAGCCCCGGAAATGCGCTTGGCCGCCGCCGAATTCGCGGCGCCCGCGCTGGCCACCGCAGGCACGCCGATGATGGGTGGCTCGCCGCTGCTGTGCGCTCCGCCGCTGATGGGAATGGGTCCGCGGGGCAGCGCTGCGGTGCGGGCCAAAGACGACCAGAACGAAGAGGCCAAGCGAAAGGCCGCCAAGGGGCGACGGTCGTCTATGTGGTGA
- a CDS encoding flavodoxin family protein codes for MFEAVLSGATDPQIEGVEVVRRAALEVSPSDMLAADGYLLGSPANLGYISGALKHAFDVCYYPILDSTRGRPFGLYLHGNEGTEGAERAVDSITTGLGWVKAADYVVVSGKPGKSDLEACWELGATVAAQLMD; via the coding sequence ATGTTCGAGGCGGTGCTGTCGGGGGCGACGGACCCGCAGATCGAGGGCGTCGAGGTGGTGCGCCGCGCCGCGCTGGAGGTGTCGCCGTCCGACATGCTGGCCGCCGACGGCTACCTGCTGGGCAGCCCGGCCAACCTCGGCTATATCAGCGGCGCGCTCAAGCACGCCTTCGACGTCTGCTACTACCCGATCCTGGATTCGACCCGCGGCCGGCCGTTCGGCCTCTACCTGCACGGCAACGAGGGAACCGAGGGCGCCGAACGGGCCGTCGACTCCATCACGACGGGGCTGGGATGGGTCAAAGCGGCCGACTACGTGGTGGTGTCGGGCAAGCCGGGCAAGTCTGACCTGGAAGCGTGCTGGGAGCTCGGCGCGACGGTGGCCGCGCAGCTCATGGACTGA
- a CDS encoding VOC family protein: MEQQVHFVTVAATDLGATRNFYGALGWQPLLDVEGEIVFYQTAPGQVLGFFDADKFNQDLALPGDHSRVSGVTMAHNVGSPDAVVALADAMAAAGGVVIKAPQPGQFGGVFHAHVQDPNGLIWEIAHNPGWRIAPDGTVNLG; encoded by the coding sequence ATGGAGCAACAGGTGCACTTCGTCACCGTCGCAGCCACCGATCTGGGCGCGACCAGGAACTTCTACGGCGCGCTGGGCTGGCAGCCCCTGCTGGATGTCGAGGGCGAGATCGTCTTCTATCAGACGGCGCCGGGCCAGGTACTGGGGTTCTTTGACGCCGACAAGTTCAATCAGGACCTGGCGCTGCCCGGCGATCATTCCCGGGTCTCCGGGGTCACCATGGCGCACAACGTCGGCAGCCCCGACGCCGTCGTCGCGCTGGCCGACGCCATGGCCGCCGCGGGCGGCGTCGTGATCAAGGCGCCGCAACCCGGCCAATTCGGTGGCGTGTTCCACGCCCACGTCCAAGACCCCAACGGACTGATCTGGGAGATCGCCCACAACCCCGGCTGGCGGATCGCGCCCGATGGCACGGTAAATCTCGGCTGA
- a CDS encoding alpha/beta hydrolase yields MSGVAEIHRGSLRARIIYAVFAAVMPRMVRWISRRGGPEAMPGMLAQLGRRTNTVARLQRLRPYFRIRFTRDLATGVPVEIVRRADCIAPLSDGAILYFHGGGFFTGGLDTHLHVVATLARRTRLPVVHVDYRQFPDVSVDGSVEDCVGAYRWLLEQGADPAKTVIAGDSAGGFLTFATALRAQQEGLRAPAGVIGISALLELEGTARSTHSNMGTDAFGIADALPDLVEHVCPSPPMRHDLSPINGRLESMPPALLIAAESEILRCDNERLHAALLDHGRSSRLELWDHQVHAFPALFPFLPDSRAAFDLMVRFVAERLGDADRPGETRREVS; encoded by the coding sequence ATGTCTGGTGTTGCTGAGATACATCGTGGAAGTTTGCGGGCCAGAATCATCTACGCCGTGTTCGCGGCGGTAATGCCGCGGATGGTGCGGTGGATCAGCCGCCGTGGCGGCCCCGAGGCCATGCCCGGAATGTTGGCGCAGTTGGGCCGCCGCACCAACACCGTCGCCCGCCTGCAACGGCTGCGACCGTATTTCCGGATCCGCTTCACCCGCGATCTCGCGACGGGGGTTCCCGTCGAGATCGTTCGCAGGGCAGATTGCATCGCCCCGCTGAGCGATGGCGCCATCTTGTACTTTCACGGCGGGGGGTTCTTCACCGGCGGTCTCGACACCCACCTGCACGTCGTAGCGACCTTGGCCCGGCGCACCCGGCTGCCGGTCGTGCACGTCGACTATCGGCAGTTCCCTGACGTGAGCGTGGACGGCTCGGTGGAAGACTGCGTCGGTGCCTACCGCTGGCTGCTCGAGCAGGGGGCCGACCCGGCCAAGACGGTGATCGCCGGCGACTCCGCAGGGGGTTTTCTCACGTTCGCCACCGCGCTGCGCGCCCAGCAGGAAGGGTTGCGCGCACCCGCCGGAGTCATCGGGATCTCCGCGTTGCTGGAGCTCGAGGGAACGGCCCGTAGTACTCACTCGAACATGGGCACCGACGCCTTCGGCATCGCGGACGCGCTGCCGGACCTCGTCGAGCATGTGTGCCCGTCGCCGCCGATGCGTCACGACCTGTCGCCGATCAACGGCCGGCTGGAGAGCATGCCGCCGGCACTGCTGATCGCGGCCGAGTCGGAGATCCTGCGCTGCGACAACGAACGGCTGCACGCCGCGCTGCTGGATCACGGCCGGTCCAGCCGGCTCGAACTGTGGGACCACCAGGTGCACGCGTTCCCGGCACTGTTCCCCTTTCTGCCGGACAGCCGGGCGGCGTTTGACCTGATGGTCCGTTTCGTCGCCGAACGCCTGGGGGATGCCGACCGGCCCGGCGAGACTCGCCGGGAAGTGTCGTAA
- a CDS encoding HNH endonuclease signature motif containing protein has translation MFELDGLEPESLAEADDKALVTAISEWARVEAAAAARRLAAIGELVARRTRGVDAVNRSRWSCDYWDAAASEVGAAEQISHGMASSQMYLATALRERLPKVAALFLEGVISSRLVTTIVWRTTLITNPYLLNAVDTELASIATGLGPLSAAKTAAAIDALIDRYDPEAVRRQERDARGREIVVDTRNSENGTTGLWGRLFATDATALDRRLTQLAHTVCDDDPRTLAQRRADALGALATGADTLACACGNSECPAAGADSRATNVTVYVLAEQAALNTSTDSRFGDGEGPPAPTSQTRPAASGHIIGGGTVHPQLLAHLVNRGATVKPLRHPSDLPAEPQYRPSRALAAFIRARDLTCRFPGCDRPATYCDIDHAVAHPRGATHPANLRCLCRKHHLLKTFWTGARGWSDIQYPDGTVEWTSPTGHSYTTRPGSTLLFPALCRATAAPAVTPAPPTSTADRGLMMPARKCTRIQDRAHRINSERALNKAPP, from the coding sequence ATGTTTGAATTGGACGGGCTGGAGCCGGAGTCGTTGGCAGAGGCCGACGACAAGGCCCTGGTGACGGCCATCTCGGAGTGGGCCCGGGTGGAGGCCGCCGCCGCTGCGCGCCGCCTGGCCGCGATCGGCGAATTGGTGGCACGGCGTACCCGCGGGGTCGATGCGGTGAACCGGTCGCGGTGGTCATGTGACTACTGGGATGCCGCAGCGTCCGAGGTCGGCGCTGCCGAGCAGATCAGCCACGGGATGGCGTCGTCGCAGATGTATCTGGCCACGGCGCTGCGGGAACGGCTGCCGAAGGTGGCCGCACTGTTTCTCGAGGGGGTGATCAGCAGCCGGCTGGTCACCACGATCGTCTGGCGCACCACGTTGATCACCAACCCGTACCTGCTGAACGCCGTCGACACCGAGCTCGCCTCGATCGCCACCGGTCTGGGGCCCCTGTCGGCGGCGAAGACCGCGGCGGCCATCGACGCCCTGATCGACCGGTACGACCCCGAAGCCGTCCGGCGCCAAGAGCGCGACGCCCGCGGCCGCGAAATTGTCGTCGACACCCGCAACAGCGAAAACGGCACCACCGGGCTGTGGGGCCGGCTGTTTGCCACCGATGCCACCGCGCTCGACCGGCGCCTGACCCAGTTGGCCCATACCGTCTGCGACGACGATCCCCGCACGCTCGCCCAACGACGCGCCGACGCACTCGGGGCCCTGGCCACCGGCGCCGACACCCTGGCTTGCGCCTGCGGCAACTCCGAATGTCCTGCCGCCGGTGCAGACTCCCGCGCGACGAACGTCACCGTCTACGTTCTCGCCGAACAAGCCGCCCTGAACACCTCGACCGATTCGCGTTTCGGCGACGGCGAAGGACCACCGGCTCCGACATCCCAGACGCGTCCAGCAGCCTCCGGGCACATCATCGGCGGGGGCACCGTACACCCCCAGCTACTGGCGCACCTGGTCAACCGGGGCGCCACCGTCAAACCCCTCCGGCACCCGTCTGATCTGCCCGCTGAGCCGCAGTACCGTCCCTCACGTGCGCTGGCCGCCTTCATTCGCGCCCGCGACCTCACCTGCCGTTTCCCGGGCTGCGACCGGCCTGCTACCTACTGCGACATTGACCACGCCGTGGCCCACCCGCGTGGGGCCACCCACCCAGCCAACCTGCGCTGCCTTTGCCGAAAACACCACTTACTCAAGACATTTTGGACCGGCGCCCGCGGCTGGAGCGATATCCAGTATCCGGACGGCACGGTGGAATGGACCAGCCCCACCGGCCACAGCTACACCACCCGGCCTGGCAGCACACTGCTATTCCCCGCCCTGTGCCGAGCCACCGCCGCACCAGCGGTAACACCGGCACCACCGACATCGACGGCCGATCGCGGTCTGATGATGCCTGCGCGCAAGTGCACCCGAATACAAGACCGCGCCCACCGCATCAACAGCGAACGCGCTCTCAACAAGGCACCACCCTGA
- a CDS encoding alpha/beta fold hydrolase, whose amino-acid sequence MTPTTTTVTSADGVALAVHAYTDLDPQRATILAIHGYPDNHHVWDGVARELIERNPGRYNVVAYDVRGAGASSAPAERSGYRFPHLIADVAAVLEHLGRLGLDKVHLLGHDWGSIQGWAAITDPDVAAKVVSYTSISGPHLDYAGRFLRSARNLRTLGDVVRQLLESSYIWLFLTPRVPEAAFRSGLGVRVLGWLDRIGRSGNPQTAMPRGENDYVNGLNLYRANMPGPFLKPSRPLPATDVAVQVLAPRLDVFVSPALQRYTGSIPANHRVLDIDGGHWVVTDRPEVIARLTDEWVQHSVAGGAGASGNDIRHA is encoded by the coding sequence ATGACCCCTACCACCACCACAGTGACGTCGGCCGACGGTGTGGCCCTCGCCGTGCATGCGTACACGGACCTGGACCCGCAACGGGCGACCATCCTGGCGATCCACGGCTACCCGGACAACCACCATGTCTGGGACGGGGTGGCTCGTGAGCTCATCGAGCGAAACCCGGGCCGCTACAACGTCGTCGCCTACGACGTACGCGGTGCGGGGGCGTCCTCGGCGCCGGCGGAGAGGTCCGGCTACCGTTTCCCGCACCTGATCGCCGACGTCGCCGCGGTGCTCGAGCACCTGGGCCGGCTGGGGCTGGACAAGGTTCACCTTCTCGGGCACGACTGGGGTTCGATCCAGGGCTGGGCCGCCATCACCGACCCCGACGTGGCGGCCAAAGTCGTTTCCTACACCTCGATTTCGGGCCCTCACCTGGATTACGCCGGCCGATTCCTGCGGTCGGCGCGCAATCTGCGGACGCTCGGCGATGTCGTCAGGCAGCTGCTGGAGTCGAGTTACATCTGGCTGTTCCTGACCCCGCGGGTTCCCGAGGCGGCCTTCCGGTCCGGGCTGGGCGTCCGAGTGCTGGGCTGGCTTGACCGCATCGGTCGCTCCGGCAACCCGCAGACGGCCATGCCCCGGGGTGAGAACGACTACGTCAACGGGCTCAACCTCTACCGCGCGAACATGCCGGGGCCGTTTCTGAAGCCGTCGCGGCCGCTGCCGGCCACCGATGTCGCGGTGCAGGTGCTCGCGCCTCGCTTGGATGTCTTCGTCAGCCCGGCCCTGCAGCGCTACACCGGATCCATCCCGGCCAACCACCGGGTGCTCGACATCGACGGCGGCCACTGGGTGGTGACCGATCGCCCCGAGGTTATCGCCCGGCTCACCGACGAGTGGGTGCAGCACAGCGTGGCCGGCGGTGCCGGGGCGTCGGGCAATGACATTCGGCACGCCTGA
- a CDS encoding metal-dependent hydrolase, whose protein sequence is MLKVDDSAAGPHDGSLDHERIVLQARDVGFDWSDLPVHYVPGEPFVTHFCNVLHLLLPAGEEFFVEVFKQALPLIKDDQLRLDVQGFIGQEATHSQAHTGVVDHLAARGVDMSPFTSQIKWLFDKLLGDRPTWSERRQQRWLLERVALVSAVEHYTAILGEWVLESPALDEVGTHPAMLDMLRWHGAEEVEHKAVAFDVMKHLRAGFFRQVRTQLAVTPLMLLLWVRGLRFMYKVDPQLPAGTKPRWRDWFIAARRGLVPSPFEFLPAIASYYRPGFHPSQLGGVEKAVNYLAVSPAARATH, encoded by the coding sequence ATGCTCAAGGTGGATGACAGCGCCGCCGGTCCGCACGACGGGTCACTCGATCACGAGCGCATCGTCCTGCAGGCCCGTGACGTCGGGTTCGACTGGTCGGATCTGCCGGTGCATTACGTTCCCGGCGAGCCCTTTGTCACCCACTTCTGCAATGTTCTGCATCTATTGCTGCCGGCCGGCGAGGAGTTCTTCGTCGAGGTGTTCAAGCAGGCACTACCGCTGATCAAGGACGACCAGCTGCGGCTCGACGTTCAGGGATTCATCGGTCAGGAGGCCACCCACTCCCAGGCGCACACCGGAGTTGTCGACCACCTGGCGGCTCGCGGCGTCGACATGTCACCGTTCACCAGCCAGATCAAGTGGCTGTTCGACAAGCTGCTCGGTGACCGGCCGACCTGGAGTGAGCGCCGCCAGCAGCGCTGGCTGCTCGAGCGGGTGGCTTTGGTGTCCGCCGTCGAGCACTACACAGCGATACTCGGGGAGTGGGTGCTGGAGAGCCCCGCGCTGGACGAGGTCGGCACCCACCCGGCGATGCTGGACATGTTGCGCTGGCATGGTGCCGAAGAGGTCGAGCACAAGGCTGTCGCATTCGACGTCATGAAGCACCTGCGGGCCGGTTTCTTCCGGCAGGTCCGCACCCAGTTGGCCGTCACGCCCCTGATGCTGCTGTTGTGGGTGCGCGGACTGCGGTTCATGTACAAGGTGGACCCGCAATTGCCGGCCGGAACCAAGCCGCGCTGGCGGGACTGGTTCATCGCGGCGCGCCGCGGGCTGGTGCCCTCACCGTTCGAATTCCTGCCCGCTATTGCCTCCTACTACCGCCCGGGCTTCCACCCGTCGCAACTCGGCGGGGTGGAGAAGGCGGTCAACTACCTGGCCGTGTCGCCCGCTGCCCGCGCCACGCACTGA
- a CDS encoding CDGP domain-containing protein: protein MKRYLTGGLTTALAATGLAAGWLIASAPAAQAGCQDNPLLFFSTAQKCDGPIQPDGSWQRCVIYYYEPPKSPPSQQDCHSMGPGRDYPLHSFYMPETHIDP from the coding sequence GTGAAGCGCTACCTCACCGGGGGCCTGACCACCGCGCTGGCGGCTACCGGGCTGGCGGCCGGGTGGCTGATCGCTTCGGCGCCGGCGGCCCAGGCGGGCTGTCAGGACAACCCGCTGCTGTTCTTCTCCACCGCCCAGAAGTGCGATGGTCCGATTCAGCCCGACGGCAGCTGGCAGCGCTGCGTCATCTACTACTACGAGCCGCCGAAATCACCGCCGTCGCAGCAGGACTGCCATTCGATGGGGCCCGGCCGGGATTACCCGCTGCACTCGTTCTACATGCCGGAAACCCACATCGATCCCTAG
- the dapB gene encoding 4-hydroxy-tetrahydrodipicolinate reductase — protein MRVAVLGAKGKVGATMVAAVQAAEDLTLSAEVDAGDELSLLTDSGTEVVIDFTHPAVVMDNLKFLIDNGIHAVVGTTGFTQERLDQVRSWIEAKPGSAVLIAPNFAIGAVLSMHFATQAAKYFESVEVIELHHPQKADAPSGTAARTAALIAEARKGLPPNPDATSTGLPGARGADVDGVPVHSIRLAGLVAHQEVLFGTMGETLTIRHDSIDRTSFVPGVLLAVRRVAEFPGLTIGIEPLLDLK, from the coding sequence ATGCGGGTAGCAGTATTGGGCGCCAAGGGCAAAGTCGGCGCGACGATGGTTGCGGCAGTGCAAGCCGCGGAAGATCTGACCCTGTCCGCCGAGGTCGACGCCGGTGACGAACTGAGCCTGCTGACCGACAGCGGCACCGAGGTGGTGATCGACTTCACCCACCCCGCCGTCGTGATGGACAACCTGAAGTTCTTGATCGACAACGGGATCCATGCGGTCGTGGGCACCACCGGGTTCACCCAGGAGCGCCTGGACCAGGTGCGTTCGTGGATCGAGGCCAAGCCCGGTTCGGCGGTGCTGATCGCGCCCAACTTCGCCATCGGTGCGGTGCTGTCGATGCATTTCGCGACCCAGGCCGCAAAGTACTTCGAATCGGTAGAAGTTATCGAGCTGCACCACCCGCAGAAGGCCGATGCGCCGTCGGGCACGGCCGCCCGTACCGCCGCGCTGATCGCCGAAGCGCGAAAGGGACTGCCGCCCAACCCCGATGCCACCAGCACCGGTCTGCCCGGAGCCCGCGGCGCGGACGTGGATGGGGTGCCGGTGCATTCGATCCGGCTGGCCGGGCTGGTCGCCCACCAAGAGGTGCTGTTCGGGACCATGGGGGAGACGCTGACCATCCGCCACGACAGCATCGACCGGACCTCATTCGTTCCCGGGGTGCTGCTTGCGGTGCGCCGGGTTGCCGAATTCCCCGGGCTCACGATCGGCATCGAACCCCTCCTCGACCTGAAGTAG
- a CDS encoding PDR/VanB family oxidoreductase has protein sequence MTAQIWKSRPADLYGRRKHDRLFNALWGAITVFGGMAALSRWKPSRVVPVSRTIAAVVTKREMLTSDVVALTLADPDGGLLPSWTPGGHIDVQLPSGRRRQYSLCGVPGRRTEYRIAVRRLDDGGGGSVEMHQAYAEGDTLLFEGPRNAFHLGTGESEVLFVIGGIGVTPMLPMLREATQRGIDWRAVYAGRSRADMPLLDEVLATDPERVTVWADDEHGRFAGTEELLAGAGPRTAVYVCGPSAMLEAVRVSRDQHASNSKAPLHYERFSPPPVVDGAPFELELARSRRVLAIPADRSALDVMLDADSTTAYSCRQGFCGTCKVKVVSGDVDRRGRTAEGGDEMLVCVSRANEGRIVIDA, from the coding sequence ATGACAGCGCAGATCTGGAAGTCGCGCCCCGCCGACCTGTACGGCCGGCGAAAGCATGACCGGCTGTTCAACGCGCTCTGGGGCGCGATCACCGTATTCGGTGGAATGGCAGCGCTTTCGCGGTGGAAGCCGTCGCGAGTGGTTCCGGTGTCACGCACGATCGCGGCCGTCGTCACCAAGCGGGAGATGCTGACCAGCGACGTGGTGGCGCTAACCCTCGCGGACCCCGATGGCGGACTGTTGCCGTCCTGGACGCCAGGCGGTCACATCGACGTGCAGCTGCCCTCGGGTCGCCGCAGGCAGTACTCGCTGTGCGGTGTGCCGGGACGTCGCACCGAGTACCGCATCGCGGTACGTCGGCTCGACGACGGGGGTGGCGGCTCGGTCGAGATGCACCAGGCCTACGCCGAGGGCGACACGTTGCTGTTCGAAGGTCCCCGCAACGCGTTCCATCTGGGCACCGGTGAGAGCGAAGTGCTGTTCGTGATCGGCGGAATCGGCGTGACCCCGATGCTGCCGATGCTGCGCGAGGCCACCCAGCGCGGAATCGATTGGCGCGCTGTCTATGCCGGCCGCAGCCGGGCTGACATGCCGTTGCTCGACGAGGTGCTGGCCACCGATCCCGAGCGGGTCACGGTGTGGGCCGACGACGAGCACGGCCGTTTCGCGGGCACCGAGGAGCTGTTGGCCGGTGCCGGGCCGCGCACCGCGGTGTACGTGTGCGGCCCCAGCGCGATGCTCGAAGCGGTGCGTGTCAGCCGTGACCAACACGCCTCGAATAGCAAAGCTCCGCTGCACTATGAGCGGTTCAGCCCGCCGCCGGTGGTCGACGGGGCGCCGTTCGAGCTGGAGCTCGCCCGATCGCGGCGGGTACTGGCGATCCCCGCGGACCGCTCGGCGCTGGACGTGATGCTCGACGCCGATTCGACAACCGCATACTCGTGCCGGCAGGGATTCTGCGGCACCTGCAAGGTCAAGGTGGTCTCGGGGGACGTCGACCGGCGTGGACGCACCGCGGAGGGCGGCGACGAGATGCTGGTCTGCGTTTCGCGGGCCAACGAGGGGCGCATCGTCATCGACGCCTGA